A region from the Paraurantiacibacter namhicola genome encodes:
- a CDS encoding LON peptidase substrate-binding domain-containing protein — protein MSKPTRLSIFPLTGAILFPGLQLPLHIFEPRYRELVGSALARDRKIAMIQPREPVDGAPLYDVGCVGRIEDVEAMEDGRYNIVLSGEQRFRVIREIQPNTQFRQVEAELLDEPQDEYLTLGERASLEAESRDFADRQGYAVDWDSVGQLDDASLVNGVSQIAPFDPAAKQALLEAPDLRQRCDLLVQLMQFFGRGDPDEERVTLQ, from the coding sequence ATGAGCAAGCCCACGCGCCTTTCCATCTTCCCGCTGACCGGGGCCATCCTGTTTCCGGGCCTGCAATTGCCGCTGCATATCTTCGAGCCGCGATACCGCGAGCTGGTGGGCAGCGCATTGGCGCGTGACCGCAAGATTGCCATGATCCAGCCGCGCGAGCCGGTCGACGGCGCGCCGCTATACGATGTCGGCTGCGTGGGCCGGATCGAGGATGTCGAGGCGATGGAGGACGGGCGCTACAACATCGTTCTGTCCGGCGAGCAACGCTTCCGCGTGATCCGCGAGATCCAGCCCAATACGCAGTTCCGCCAGGTGGAGGCGGAGCTGCTGGACGAACCGCAGGACGAGTACCTGACGCTGGGAGAACGCGCGAGCCTGGAGGCAGAATCCCGCGATTTCGCCGACCGGCAAGGTTATGCAGTGGACTGGGATTCGGTCGGCCAGCTGGACGATGCCAGCCTGGTCAACGGCGTATCGCAGATCGCGCCCTTCGACCCGGCGGCCAAGCAAGCCCTGCTGGAAGCCCCCGACCTGCGCCAGCGCTGCGACCTGCTGGTCCAGCTGATGCAGTTCTTCGGCCGCGGCGACCCCGACGAGGAACGGGTGACGCTGCAGTAG
- a CDS encoding helix-turn-helix domain-containing protein — translation MSKTMKGAASAPSEYCLDDLGTSFKVVLVDSVQERNGPMGPEVYIPDYQGLLKQIAVVRAFHPAKLKAGDIQFLRKSLGIKSKELAVRLDISPEHMSRCESGDKTLAPNSEKVLRYLIVWEALSVAQKALQKAAEKSDAELDHFLSKISEITERVEKLMDGLTIDPLHNAEEELVFHFTLVSHDESAPANDDGEAPAREWLAA, via the coding sequence ATGTCCAAAACAATGAAGGGTGCGGCCAGCGCTCCTTCTGAGTATTGCCTGGACGATCTTGGAACTTCATTCAAGGTTGTCTTGGTGGACTCGGTACAGGAGCGGAATGGCCCCATGGGACCTGAGGTTTACATTCCCGACTACCAAGGACTGCTCAAGCAGATAGCTGTGGTTCGCGCGTTTCACCCAGCTAAATTGAAAGCGGGCGACATACAGTTTTTGCGGAAGAGCCTCGGAATAAAGTCAAAAGAGTTAGCGGTAAGGCTTGATATCTCACCTGAGCACATGTCGCGTTGTGAATCCGGTGATAAAACACTTGCTCCCAATAGCGAGAAAGTTTTGCGCTATCTGATTGTCTGGGAGGCGCTTTCTGTCGCACAGAAGGCGCTGCAGAAAGCTGCCGAGAAGTCGGATGCAGAGCTAGACCATTTTCTGTCCAAAATATCGGAGATTACCGAGAGAGTTGAGAAGTTGATGGACGGCTTAACGATCGATCCGCTTCATAATGCAGAGGAGGAGTTGGTCTTCCACTTCACATTGGTCTCGCACGACGAAAGCGCGCCTGCCAACGATGATGGGGAGGCGCCAGCACGAGAATGGCTGGCTGCTTAA
- a CDS encoding endonuclease domain-containing protein, producing the protein MPGWQPRNTARARTLRRAATPAERVLWQHLSASRQGAKFSRQMPVGPFFADFLCRSLKLVVECDGESHDARPEADARRDAWMQREGYTVLRFLNEDVLQDTEAVITTIRSEVDRLKKERQ; encoded by the coding sequence ATGCCCGGCTGGCAACCCCGCAACACCGCACGCGCCCGCACACTTCGCCGCGCCGCCACTCCGGCGGAGCGCGTGTTGTGGCAGCACCTTTCCGCCAGCCGGCAAGGCGCGAAGTTCAGCCGCCAGATGCCGGTCGGCCCGTTCTTCGCAGACTTCCTCTGCCGCAGCCTGAAGCTGGTGGTGGAATGCGACGGCGAGAGCCACGATGCCCGCCCGGAGGCAGACGCCAGGCGCGACGCCTGGATGCAGCGCGAAGGCTACACCGTGCTACGCTTCCTGAACGAGGACGTGCTGCAAGACACGGAAGCGGTCATCACGACAATCCGCTCCGAAGTCGACCGCCTGAAAAAGGAGCGCCAGTAA
- the trxA gene encoding thioredoxin, with protein sequence MGLSIDEQKAVERFQKDVVTPSQDKLVILDFWAEWCGPCKAIAPMLEKIAAEYADKGVVLAKLNVDEEGFIASQFQVKSIPTIYAIFQGQPVADLTSARSETQMKQALDQLLEQLPIGANAGGQGAPDGAPDLDQLIAMGEQVLADGDAERAASVFQQIAGMAPENAAVQSGLIRALVAADRVEEARVVHDALSEDLKSDPLVQQAGSALELAGTQVDESELAALRAAAAERPADMEAQMAFAEAAFAAGQRDDAADTLLRSIETDPEWNEGAARAKLLQMFEAVGLEDPWVSATRRRLSLLLFG encoded by the coding sequence ATGGGCCTTTCGATCGACGAGCAGAAGGCGGTGGAGCGATTCCAGAAGGATGTCGTTACGCCTTCGCAGGACAAGCTCGTCATCCTGGATTTCTGGGCCGAATGGTGCGGGCCGTGCAAGGCCATCGCCCCCATGTTGGAGAAGATCGCCGCCGAATATGCCGACAAGGGCGTGGTGCTGGCCAAGCTGAACGTGGACGAGGAAGGCTTTATCGCCAGCCAGTTCCAAGTGAAGTCCATCCCCACGATCTACGCGATCTTCCAGGGCCAGCCGGTGGCCGACCTGACCTCCGCCCGCAGCGAAACGCAGATGAAGCAGGCGCTGGACCAGCTGCTGGAGCAATTGCCAATCGGGGCCAATGCGGGTGGGCAAGGAGCTCCAGATGGCGCTCCCGACCTCGACCAGCTGATCGCCATGGGCGAACAGGTGCTGGCCGATGGCGATGCAGAGCGCGCCGCCAGCGTGTTCCAGCAGATTGCCGGCATGGCGCCGGAAAATGCAGCCGTGCAGTCCGGCCTGATCCGCGCGCTCGTCGCTGCGGACCGGGTGGAAGAGGCGCGCGTCGTGCATGATGCCCTGTCCGAGGATCTGAAATCCGATCCGCTCGTGCAGCAGGCCGGCAGCGCGCTGGAACTGGCTGGCACGCAGGTTGACGAGAGCGAGCTTGCCGCCCTGCGTGCCGCCGCCGCGGAACGCCCCGCTGACATGGAAGCGCAGATGGCCTTTGCCGAGGCCGCCTTTGCCGCAGGCCAGCGCGATGACGCCGCTGACACACTGCTGCGCTCCATCGAAACCGATCCGGAATGGAACGAGGGCGCGGCCAGGGCCAAACTGCTGCAAATGTTCGAGGCTGTAGGCCTGGAAGACCCGTGGGTTTCCGCAACGCGCCGCCGCCTCTCGCTGTTGCTGTTCGGCTGA
- a CDS encoding thermonuclease family protein — MSRRRSSPPAPRFDARWQAKRRRKAGWRRWSRIAGLVLVTAALTLGLRWWHGDGDAGGEWVQVQRAFSLCGRGQSSAACVIDGDTVWLPPPAGSAKGAPPRRIRLAGFDAPELEGACEAERTAAIAARGALLAWLRAGPFEWNGGAEPPRDQYGRELRNARRTAPDGTRSLLAEHMRGAGLAGGSGWGESPIDWCDPAR, encoded by the coding sequence ATGAGCCGCCGCAGATCCTCCCCGCCTGCCCCGCGCTTCGATGCCAGATGGCAGGCGAAGCGAAGGCGCAAGGCTGGCTGGCGGCGCTGGAGCCGGATCGCCGGGCTGGTCCTGGTCACCGCCGCGCTGACGCTGGGCCTGCGCTGGTGGCACGGGGATGGCGATGCGGGTGGCGAGTGGGTGCAGGTGCAGCGCGCCTTCAGCCTGTGCGGGCGCGGCCAGTCGAGCGCCGCCTGCGTGATCGATGGCGACACCGTATGGCTGCCCCCGCCTGCCGGTTCAGCCAAGGGCGCGCCGCCGCGCCGCATCCGCCTGGCCGGCTTCGACGCGCCGGAGCTGGAAGGCGCCTGCGAGGCCGAGCGCACCGCCGCCATCGCCGCGCGCGGCGCGCTGCTGGCATGGCTGCGCGCGGGGCCCTTCGAATGGAACGGCGGGGCGGAGCCTCCCCGCGACCAGTACGGCCGCGAACTGCGCAATGCCCGCCGCACAGCTCCCGACGGCACGCGCAGCCTGCTGGCAGAGCACATGCGAGGCGCGGGCCTGGCGGGCGGCAGCGGCTGGGGCGAATCGCCCATCGACTGGTGCGACCCGGCACGATGA
- a CDS encoding tetratricopeptide repeat protein, giving the protein MRRLVTSLVTSPFTTLVTRFVTLLAMSGAVFAAVIATAPAVSAQGAAPAGGTATQSAAACRAGDAKACFDAGMVLIDKTNPAGDLVAGRALFERGCELGDRRSCGVAGQLFVSNGRGMTANHPKGVAYLDKACRMKDGYSCQLLGSAHLDGAVGLVPDRERGIAYFKLGCETPHKDSCDVLFNLLIDEVPARQARAKEVADSWGKACEAGLVSTCSVATVLAFDGGNGEFPQAVDWQLADRNALSACKNRVIQGCTAGEHMFSNPASRAYDPDRGRMYSDAACRLGTAVSCFNKASVLIVAEDYAEVLPAFAEGCRLGLKQACDEQQRWASFPRWSQQHGQKDGARIVLLDRMLAYGDWTGAFYIAINDFRSGPAANYVFSRAKAGNRLDQLRDIDLTAYSLWTTAPSNDRLLAERIVRGRLADHNARAAAAERQRRAELYSSNTPTRYVGSLGRNTRFLVCHRDVNGLCDFKVQDGL; this is encoded by the coding sequence ATGCGCCGCCTTGTCACGAGCCTTGTCACGAGCCCTTTCACGACCCTCGTCACGCGTTTCGTCACGCTTCTCGCCATGTCCGGCGCCGTGTTCGCCGCCGTAATCGCTACTGCGCCGGCCGTATCGGCACAGGGGGCTGCTCCTGCCGGGGGCACCGCCACGCAGTCTGCCGCCGCCTGCCGCGCGGGCGATGCCAAAGCGTGCTTCGATGCCGGCATGGTCCTGATCGACAAGACCAATCCCGCAGGCGACCTGGTGGCCGGGCGTGCATTGTTCGAACGCGGATGCGAGCTGGGCGACAGGCGCAGCTGCGGCGTGGCGGGCCAGCTGTTCGTATCGAACGGGCGCGGCATGACGGCCAACCACCCCAAGGGCGTGGCGTATCTGGACAAGGCCTGCCGCATGAAGGACGGCTATTCCTGCCAGCTGCTCGGCTCTGCCCACCTGGATGGCGCCGTCGGCCTGGTGCCGGACAGGGAACGCGGCATCGCCTATTTCAAGCTGGGCTGCGAGACACCGCACAAGGACAGCTGCGATGTCCTGTTCAACCTGCTGATCGACGAAGTGCCCGCGCGCCAGGCCCGCGCGAAGGAGGTAGCGGATAGCTGGGGCAAGGCCTGCGAGGCCGGGCTGGTCAGCACCTGCTCGGTGGCGACGGTGCTGGCCTTCGATGGCGGCAATGGCGAATTCCCGCAGGCGGTGGACTGGCAGCTGGCCGATCGCAATGCGCTGTCCGCCTGCAAGAACCGCGTGATCCAGGGCTGCACGGCGGGAGAGCACATGTTCTCCAACCCTGCCAGCCGCGCTTACGACCCCGATCGCGGCCGGATGTATTCCGACGCCGCCTGCCGGCTGGGCACGGCGGTCAGCTGCTTCAACAAGGCCAGCGTGCTGATCGTGGCGGAGGATTACGCCGAGGTCCTGCCCGCCTTTGCGGAAGGGTGCCGGCTGGGGCTGAAGCAGGCCTGCGACGAACAGCAGCGCTGGGCCAGCTTCCCGCGCTGGTCGCAGCAGCATGGCCAGAAGGATGGCGCACGCATCGTCCTGCTGGACCGGATGCTGGCCTATGGCGACTGGACGGGCGCATTCTACATCGCGATCAACGATTTCCGGTCCGGCCCGGCGGCGAATTACGTGTTCAGCCGCGCGAAGGCCGGCAACAGGCTGGACCAGCTGCGCGATATCGACCTGACCGCTTACAGCCTGTGGACCACCGCGCCTTCGAATGACCGGTTGCTGGCAGAGCGCATCGTGCGTGGCCGGCTGGCCGACCACAATGCGCGCGCCGCAGCGGCAGAACGCCAGCGCCGGGCCGAACTGTACAGCAGCAATACGCCCACACGCTACGTCGGCAGCCTGGGCCGCAACACGCGGTTCCTGGTGTGCCACCGGGACGTGAACGGCCTGTGCGATTTCAAGGTGCAGGACGGGCTGTAA
- the argB gene encoding acetylglutamate kinase, with product MTAPQHNSGDNRHMLAKAETLIEALPYFQRYAGRSFVVKYGGHAMGDPAAARDFAEDIVLLKAVGINPVVVHGGGPQIGAMLEKLGVETTFVDGLRVTDEETAKIAEMVLSGAINKELVGWIAKAGGKAIGISGKDGNLVTATKAQRSTRDADSNIERAVDLGFVGEPSHVDTTILETASGAGMIPIIAPIAVGEDGHTYNINADTMAGAIASALGAARLFLLTDVAGVLDKQGELLTDLNPADIARLKEDGTIGGGMIPKLETCVHAVEAGCDAAVVLDGRVPHAMLLEFFTARGAGTLVRA from the coding sequence ATGACCGCGCCGCAGCACAATTCCGGCGATAACCGCCACATGCTGGCCAAGGCGGAAACGCTGATCGAGGCGCTGCCCTATTTCCAGCGTTATGCGGGCCGCAGCTTCGTGGTGAAATATGGCGGCCATGCCATGGGCGATCCCGCCGCCGCGCGCGACTTTGCCGAAGATATCGTGTTGCTGAAGGCCGTGGGCATCAACCCGGTGGTAGTGCATGGCGGAGGCCCGCAGATCGGCGCCATGCTGGAGAAGCTGGGCGTGGAGACCACCTTCGTCGACGGGCTTCGCGTCACGGACGAGGAGACGGCCAAGATCGCCGAGATGGTCCTGTCCGGCGCGATCAACAAGGAACTGGTCGGCTGGATCGCCAAGGCAGGCGGCAAGGCGATCGGCATTTCCGGCAAGGACGGAAACCTCGTCACCGCCACCAAGGCGCAGCGCAGCACGCGCGACGCGGACAGCAATATCGAGCGCGCGGTGGATCTGGGCTTCGTTGGCGAGCCGAGCCATGTCGACACCACGATACTGGAAACCGCCAGCGGCGCGGGCATGATCCCCATCATCGCCCCCATCGCGGTGGGAGAAGACGGGCACACTTACAACATCAACGCCGACACGATGGCGGGCGCGATTGCATCGGCGCTGGGCGCGGCACGGCTTTTCCTGCTGACGGACGTGGCGGGCGTGCTGGATAAGCAGGGCGAGCTGCTGACGGATTTGAACCCAGCGGATATCGCGCGGCTGAAGGAAGACGGCACGATTGGCGGCGGCATGATTCCCAAGCTGGAAACATGCGTGCACGCCGTGGAGGCAGGCTGCGATGCCGCCGTGGTGCTGGACGGGCGTGTGCCGCACGCCATGCTGCTGGAATTCTTTACCGCACGCGGTGCAGGCACGCTGGTGCGGGCGTGA
- the ppk2 gene encoding polyphosphate kinase 2 yields the protein MKGKTYNAALEPLTHELVSMARWARTTGQRICVLFEGRDTAGKGGTIKAIREKLNPRQCRTVALGKPTEAEQGQWYFQRYVQHLPTAGEIVLFDRSWYNRAGVERVMGFADQQQVDAFLQQAPVFEKLLADDGIRLFKYWLSCDQESQEERFAERLADPLKRWKLSPIDVAARTRFADYSAAREAMFAATHTDHAPWTVVDFNDQKRGRLTLIRDLLDRLPDTRVDPPAIDWPALGHPPLDEAFTSLTPIPDFPDS from the coding sequence ATGAAGGGCAAGACATATAACGCGGCCTTGGAGCCGCTCACCCACGAACTGGTTTCCATGGCCCGCTGGGCCCGCACAACCGGGCAGCGCATCTGCGTGCTGTTTGAAGGGCGGGACACGGCCGGCAAGGGCGGAACGATCAAGGCGATCCGCGAGAAGCTGAACCCGCGCCAGTGCCGCACCGTCGCGCTGGGCAAGCCGACCGAGGCCGAGCAGGGCCAGTGGTACTTCCAGCGTTATGTCCAGCACCTGCCAACGGCGGGCGAAATCGTGCTGTTCGACCGCAGCTGGTACAACCGCGCCGGGGTGGAGCGGGTGATGGGCTTTGCCGACCAGCAACAGGTCGATGCTTTCCTGCAGCAGGCCCCGGTGTTCGAGAAGCTGCTGGCCGATGACGGCATCCGCCTGTTCAAGTACTGGCTCAGCTGCGACCAGGAGAGCCAGGAAGAACGCTTCGCCGAACGGCTGGCCGATCCCCTGAAGCGCTGGAAGCTCTCCCCCATCGACGTGGCCGCCCGCACCCGCTTTGCCGATTACAGCGCCGCGCGCGAGGCCATGTTCGCCGCCACGCATACCGACCACGCGCCATGGACTGTGGTGGACTTCAACGACCAGAAGCGCGGCCGCCTGACCCTGATCCGTGACCTGCTGGACCGCCTACCGGATACAAGGGTCGACCCGCCCGCCATCGACTGGCCCGCGCTGGGCCACCCACCGCTAGACGAGGCCTTCACCAGCCTGACGCCCATCCCCGACTTCCCCGATAGCTAG
- a CDS encoding MarC family protein has protein sequence MTELFFSAFITLFVVIDPPGCAPIYAGLTKGATAAQARNMAIRACIIAAIILLIFALFGQDLLGALHIELDSFRIAGGLMLFWIAWEMVFEKRTQRREERAEKVAATPEVEDVSVFPMAMPMLAGPGAIAAIMLLQNEAEGLEESLVVLGALGAVLLLTMLALIAAGPLIRLLGHRVEAVITRLLGVLLAALAAQYVIDGLRGSFGV, from the coding sequence GTGACCGAGCTTTTCTTCTCCGCCTTCATCACGCTGTTCGTCGTGATCGACCCCCCCGGCTGCGCGCCGATCTATGCCGGGCTGACGAAGGGTGCGACGGCGGCGCAGGCGCGCAACATGGCCATCCGCGCCTGCATCATTGCCGCAATCATCCTGCTGATCTTCGCCCTGTTCGGGCAGGACCTGCTTGGCGCGCTGCATATCGAGCTTGACAGTTTCCGCATCGCAGGCGGCCTGATGCTGTTCTGGATCGCGTGGGAAATGGTGTTCGAGAAGCGCACCCAGCGGCGCGAGGAGCGCGCTGAGAAAGTCGCCGCGACGCCCGAAGTGGAGGACGTGTCCGTCTTCCCGATGGCCATGCCCATGCTGGCCGGCCCTGGTGCCATCGCCGCAATCATGCTGCTGCAGAACGAAGCGGAGGGGCTGGAAGAATCGCTCGTCGTGCTTGGCGCACTGGGCGCCGTCCTGCTGCTGACCATGCTGGCGCTGATCGCGGCCGGACCGCTGATCCGCCTGCTGGGCCACCGGGTAGAAGCGGTCATCACACGCCTCCTCGGCGTGCTGCTGGCTGCGCTGGCGGCGCAATATGTCATCGATGGCCTGCGGGGCAGCTTCGGGGTGTAG
- the folD gene encoding bifunctional methylenetetrahydrofolate dehydrogenase/methenyltetrahydrofolate cyclohydrolase FolD, whose product MSEATRIDGKAFAAKLRERVGALAEAFAETAGRKPGLAVVLVGEDAASQVYVGAKGKATVAANMESFEHRLPADTDEGTLLALVAQLNADEAVDGILVQLPLPGHLNEQAVIGAIDPGKDVDGFHVINAGRLSVGQTGFVPCTPLGCMMLLADRLGDLSGLEAVVIGRSNIVGKPMAQLLLDANATVTIAHSRTKDLPGVVRRADIVVAAVGRPEMVKADWLKPGATVIDVGINRLPPEPGSDKGRLVGDVAFAEASETAAAITPVPGGVGPMTIAVLLRNTLVAAYEHAGLDTPEI is encoded by the coding sequence ATGAGTGAAGCCACACGCATCGACGGCAAGGCCTTTGCCGCGAAATTACGCGAGCGCGTTGGCGCGCTGGCGGAAGCGTTTGCCGAAACGGCCGGGCGCAAGCCAGGCCTTGCAGTGGTGCTGGTGGGGGAAGATGCCGCCAGCCAGGTTTATGTCGGGGCTAAGGGCAAGGCTACGGTCGCCGCGAACATGGAAAGCTTCGAGCACCGCCTGCCCGCCGATACGGACGAGGGCACGCTGCTGGCGCTGGTCGCACAGCTGAATGCAGACGAAGCGGTGGACGGCATACTGGTGCAGCTGCCGCTGCCCGGTCACCTTAACGAACAGGCCGTGATCGGCGCGATCGATCCGGGCAAGGATGTGGACGGGTTCCATGTCATCAACGCCGGGCGGCTCAGCGTTGGGCAGACCGGTTTCGTGCCCTGCACGCCGCTTGGCTGCATGATGTTGCTGGCGGACCGGCTCGGTGACCTGTCCGGGCTGGAAGCCGTGGTCATCGGCCGCTCCAACATCGTGGGCAAGCCGATGGCGCAGCTTCTTCTTGATGCCAACGCCACTGTCACCATCGCGCACAGCCGCACCAAGGATCTGCCCGGCGTGGTGCGCCGCGCGGATATCGTGGTCGCTGCCGTGGGGCGGCCGGAAATGGTAAAGGCTGACTGGCTGAAGCCCGGCGCCACCGTAATCGATGTGGGCATCAATCGCCTGCCGCCCGAACCCGGCTCCGACAAGGGCCGGCTGGTCGGCGACGTGGCCTTTGCCGAGGCCAGCGAAACGGCCGCCGCCATCACGCCCGTGCCCGGCGGTGTGGGCCCGATGACCATTGCCGTGCTGCTGCGCAATACTCTGGTTGCGGCATACGAGCACGCCGGGCTGGATACGCCGGAGATCTGA
- a CDS encoding YggT family protein: protein MQAILQIIGLLANVLIMLVIVQFVISLLFSFNVVSTSNQFAVQIYNSIDALLRPILDPIRRILPQTGAIDFSPLVLILGLNILMIILGNLA from the coding sequence ATGCAAGCGATACTCCAGATCATCGGCCTGCTGGCCAACGTCCTGATCATGCTGGTCATCGTGCAATTCGTGATCAGCCTGCTGTTCTCCTTCAACGTGGTGAGCACCAGCAACCAGTTTGCGGTGCAGATCTACAATTCGATCGACGCGCTGCTGCGGCCGATCCTCGACCCTATCCGGCGCATATTGCCGCAGACCGGGGCCATCGATTTCTCGCCGCTGGTGCTGATCCTCGGCCTGAACATTCTCATGATCATTCTGGGGAATCTTGCATGA
- a CDS encoding thermonuclease family protein → MSARLLSCLAVPILLANAGQEAGRPGTPSTFAPCTSAPRVTCVVDGDTFWLDGTKVRVADINTPETHRPACAAERALGEQATRRFTQLLNAGPFQLEAAGARDTDRFGRKLRVVTRGGQSLGMVLVEEGLAEPWQGRRANRWCASA, encoded by the coding sequence ATGTCGGCCCGCCTCCTGTCCTGCCTTGCGGTACCCATCCTCCTGGCGAATGCAGGGCAGGAGGCGGGAAGACCCGGCACGCCCTCCACCTTTGCGCCCTGCACTTCCGCCCCGCGCGTCACCTGCGTGGTGGACGGCGACACCTTCTGGCTGGACGGAACCAAGGTGCGCGTTGCCGATATCAACACGCCGGAGACGCACCGCCCCGCCTGCGCCGCCGAACGCGCCCTGGGCGAGCAGGCGACACGGCGTTTCACCCAGCTACTCAACGCAGGGCCGTTCCAGCTGGAAGCTGCAGGAGCGCGCGACACCGACCGCTTCGGGCGCAAGCTGCGCGTCGTCACGCGCGGCGGGCAGAGCCTGGGCATGGTGCTGGTGGAGGAAGGGCTGGCCGAGCCATGGCAGGGCCGCCGCGCGAACCGCTGGTGCGCCAGCGCCTGA